The following are encoded in a window of uncultured Sphaerochaeta sp. genomic DNA:
- a CDS encoding extracellular solute-binding protein, producing MKKALVVLLVLFLALSLFARGTEETGSTKAGSGNPFEDYIELIMYSSGSSGKDTEKVMTKFNEKLKERYNTTINVTCLGWDNYRNQYQLILTTGEPADLMYVNPNLYSLYAADGAFKDVTDLFRKYMPTVHSYFTEGQLAQVKVDGKLFMIPSYESNFAQNGIFYRLDLARKYGLEEITSIESFEKYADVIAANESNLRVIDGNPEQTMFQLFKANYGFESIAGSNTSIIMVKNYDDIHNIIAYPFTDEYVEWAHKMKDWAGNRYWSSNALSSTMDPWSSIQVGTSAITQANADGAKNMMGYMATKLPESECAYWSFANLTGYSYVNPVTENGYAIPTSSPNAERALRILEIIKTDQELFDLWMNGIEGLHFSLTEEGNIIKPAVGVDPSTVNNHSMSGAQYAMRVKNLMRNDAGVWDGYDELVAWLSSIAVLNKFGSVSIDYSDVQAELAAVNQVVQQYGYPINIGIVNNVDAAIDEYRKQLKAAGIDRLLDSVSQQMEAYYARNGIS from the coding sequence ATGAAGAAGGCACTTGTAGTATTACTAGTTCTTTTCCTTGCATTGTCATTATTTGCAAGAGGAACCGAGGAAACAGGGTCAACTAAGGCTGGCAGTGGAAATCCATTTGAAGACTATATTGAATTGATTATGTACAGCTCCGGGTCATCAGGGAAAGATACGGAAAAGGTAATGACCAAGTTCAATGAGAAGCTCAAAGAACGATACAATACAACTATAAACGTTACATGTCTTGGTTGGGATAACTACAGAAACCAGTATCAACTGATTCTGACAACCGGTGAACCTGCAGATTTGATGTATGTCAATCCAAATTTGTATAGCTTGTATGCTGCGGATGGGGCATTCAAGGATGTCACCGACCTCTTTCGGAAATATATGCCAACTGTTCACAGTTATTTTACTGAAGGTCAGCTTGCACAGGTAAAAGTTGATGGCAAGCTCTTCATGATTCCTTCATATGAATCAAATTTTGCACAGAATGGTATCTTCTACCGTCTAGACCTTGCAAGAAAATACGGGCTTGAAGAAATTACAAGCATTGAATCATTTGAGAAGTATGCTGATGTAATAGCTGCAAACGAAAGCAACCTACGAGTCATTGACGGCAACCCGGAACAAACAATGTTCCAGCTATTCAAAGCCAATTATGGATTTGAGTCAATTGCAGGATCTAACACTTCAATTATCATGGTTAAAAATTATGATGACATTCATAACATCATCGCCTACCCGTTTACTGACGAGTATGTAGAATGGGCACACAAGATGAAGGATTGGGCAGGAAATCGATACTGGAGCAGCAACGCACTTTCAAGCACGATGGATCCATGGAGCAGTATCCAGGTGGGAACAAGCGCTATTACACAAGCCAATGCCGATGGCGCCAAAAACATGATGGGATACATGGCAACAAAACTTCCTGAATCAGAATGTGCCTACTGGAGTTTCGCAAATCTTACCGGTTATTCATATGTAAACCCCGTAACAGAGAACGGATATGCTATTCCTACTTCTTCCCCCAATGCGGAAAGAGCGTTGAGGATTCTTGAGATAATCAAGACCGACCAAGAACTCTTTGATCTTTGGATGAACGGTATAGAAGGCCTTCATTTCTCTCTTACAGAAGAAGGTAATATAATTAAACCTGCTGTGGGAGTAGATCCTTCAACCGTAAACAACCACAGTATGAGTGGTGCCCAATATGCGATGCGTGTAAAAAACCTTATGAGAAATGACGCTGGGGTATGGGATGGATACGATGAGCTTGTTGCTTGGCTATCATCTATTGCAGTTCTAAACAAGTTTGGTTCTGTATCAATCGACTACTCAGATGTTCAGGCAGAACTTGCTGCTGTAAACCAAGTCGTTCAACAGTATGGGTATCCTATCAATATCGGTATTGTAAACAATGTTGATGCGGCAATCGATGAGTATAGGAAACAGCTTAAAGCTGCTGGTATCGACAGAT
- a CDS encoding ABC transporter permease subunit — MKEISLATRTLEKNRCHRFLRHKVLWLMLIPVFAYFILFSYIPMVGIWLAFTKFDFRLGFFKSPFVGLKNFQYLFRSGIFTRLLTNTVLYNLAFLFAGNVAQIVTAIFLGDLKSKRFVKISQSVIFLPYFISWVLVGLFSYALFNIDNGVINTILRSQGLAEYNFYLHPEAWPFIIVVVQVWKGLGYGSVVYLSVISGIDQEIYESARIDGASKWQQISHITLPMIKPTFVLLVMFNLGSILKGQFQLFYQLVGSNGLLYNATDIIDTYVYRSLMVNFDIGMGSAAGVFQSVFGCILVLTVNGLVKHFNEDLALF; from the coding sequence ATGAAAGAGATCTCTCTGGCTACACGTACTTTGGAGAAGAACCGATGCCATCGGTTCCTTCGTCATAAAGTACTGTGGCTTATGCTTATTCCAGTTTTTGCATACTTTATTCTTTTCTCTTATATCCCGATGGTGGGTATTTGGCTTGCATTTACAAAGTTTGATTTTAGACTTGGCTTTTTCAAAAGTCCGTTTGTTGGGCTGAAAAATTTTCAGTATCTGTTTAGAAGTGGAATCTTTACCAGATTGTTAACCAACACGGTTCTTTATAATCTTGCATTTCTTTTTGCAGGGAACGTAGCCCAAATTGTTACGGCAATTTTCCTAGGGGACTTGAAGAGTAAGCGATTCGTAAAAATCAGTCAGTCAGTCATTTTTCTTCCATATTTCATATCTTGGGTTCTGGTAGGGCTTTTTTCCTATGCTCTTTTCAACATAGATAACGGAGTTATCAATACGATCTTGAGAAGTCAGGGCCTGGCTGAGTATAACTTCTATTTACACCCGGAAGCTTGGCCTTTCATTATCGTGGTCGTCCAAGTATGGAAAGGGCTAGGATATGGGAGTGTTGTATATCTTTCTGTCATCAGTGGCATTGATCAAGAGATTTATGAGTCCGCTCGTATTGATGGAGCCTCAAAATGGCAACAGATATCACATATCACCCTTCCCATGATCAAACCAACATTTGTGTTGCTTGTAATGTTCAACTTGGGGAGTATTCTTAAAGGTCAATTCCAGTTGTTTTATCAATTGGTAGGGAGCAACGGTCTTCTCTACAATGCAACGGATATTATCGATACCTATGTTTACAGGTCCTTAATGGTAAATTTTGATATTGGTATGGGATCTGCAGCAGGCGTATTTCAATCTGTTTTTGGATGCATATTGGTACTTACAGTCAATGGTCTGGTTAAGCATTTCAATGAAGATTTGGCTTTATTTTAA
- a CDS encoding carbohydrate ABC transporter permease, whose translation MKTTTSTLQIKPDHGTRTFTIIGYSLISIITILCFIPFWLIIVASISDEQTVLREGFKLWPTVVSFDAYRSIFQGFKSLIQSYLVTIFITVFGTVSSLLLTSMTGYVLIRQDFTERNKVSFFIYFTTLFSGGVIPSYILFVKYLQIKNSLWALVLPCLLSPWNIFLMRNFMKSIPYSLVEASKIDGANDWQIYEKVMLPLSKAGLATVGLFIALNYWNDWYHASLYITKENLYPLQYLLYRMLSNAEYMKQAAAAGVLLDSEVLPSETLKMATALVVTGPILMLYPFVQKYFVKGIMIGSVKG comes from the coding sequence ATGAAAACCACTACTAGTACATTACAAATCAAGCCTGATCATGGGACAAGAACATTTACTATCATCGGCTATAGTTTGATATCGATCATTACGATTCTCTGCTTTATCCCTTTTTGGCTGATTATTGTTGCGAGTATCTCAGATGAACAGACTGTTTTGAGAGAGGGTTTTAAACTCTGGCCTACGGTTGTTTCGTTTGATGCATATCGTTCAATATTCCAAGGATTCAAGAGCCTGATACAATCATATCTTGTTACCATATTTATAACTGTGTTTGGTACTGTATCTTCCCTGCTACTTACTTCAATGACAGGGTATGTTTTAATACGACAGGATTTTACTGAACGAAACAAAGTCTCCTTCTTTATCTATTTTACAACTCTGTTCAGTGGTGGAGTGATTCCTTCATATATTCTCTTTGTGAAGTATCTGCAAATCAAGAATTCATTATGGGCTTTAGTGCTTCCTTGTCTACTCAGTCCATGGAATATTTTTTTAATGAGAAATTTCATGAAATCTATTCCGTACAGCCTTGTAGAGGCGTCTAAAATCGATGGGGCAAACGATTGGCAGATATATGAAAAAGTAATGCTTCCTCTTAGTAAAGCAGGGCTTGCAACTGTTGGGCTCTTTATTGCCCTGAACTACTGGAATGATTGGTATCATGCCAGTCTTTATATTACGAAAGAAAACCTGTATCCATTGCAATACTTGCTGTATAGGATGCTTTCAAATGCAGAATACATGAAACAAGCTGCCGCGGCAGGGGTTTTGCTTGATTCAGAGGTTTTGCCCAGTGAGACACTTAAGATGGCAACAGCACTTGTTGTTACCGGGCCGATTCTCATGTTGTATCCATTTGTGCAGAAATATTTTGTAAAAGGTATTATGATTGGAAGTGTCAAGGGTTGA
- the uidA gene encoding beta-glucuronidase: MYPIKNRHRSILSLSGVWDFRFQGDQDWQSIYVPASFNNQLSDHRAKYYSGIVEYRTQCILPDVLESQRKVLRFDAVTHDSEILLDNVLICTHTGGFLPFEVDITDIVECGKEHTLLVRVSNRINHKSFPIGNESGTAFFGSDNPGVPSVERAKKDLYAYNLPNFDFFNYAGITRPVNIYTTPKKYIDDITITTDIDGYDGLVAYTIAGDVADGLQIEILDEHNKSVANGTGLNGVLRVKNAHFWFPKPGTPYLYTARVSSSDDTYDLPFGIRTIKVDGSRFLINGKPFYFKGAGKHEDSAFRGRGLDECLNVKDVDLLHWLHANSFRTSHYPYAEEMYYLCDREGIVIIDELPVVGLNFNGVINPYAQLETGVYHEQLLKQMIERDKNHPSVVMWSLGNEPDTEHFPEDAYTYWHSLYEAAHCMDSQNRPVTMVCCQNDYTKDITTRSMDVVCINRYYGWYNLSGCLDIAKKAFDEELDYWEKINKPLILSEYGADSIPGFHAVIPEMFSEEFQVSYINAMNECLDKRGFVVGEHVWNFADFDTQQGPMRAGGNHKGLFSRDRSPKMAAHVLRERWGKIENFY, translated from the coding sequence ATGTACCCCATTAAAAATAGGCATAGAAGCATACTCTCGCTTTCGGGAGTTTGGGACTTTAGGTTTCAAGGTGATCAAGATTGGCAGTCGATCTATGTTCCTGCTTCGTTCAATAACCAGCTCTCCGATCACCGTGCAAAATACTACTCAGGAATTGTTGAATATAGAACTCAATGTATCCTTCCAGATGTATTGGAAAGTCAGCGTAAGGTGCTTCGATTTGATGCAGTGACCCATGATTCCGAGATACTTTTGGATAATGTATTGATTTGCACGCATACAGGTGGGTTTCTCCCTTTTGAAGTTGATATTACAGATATCGTTGAATGTGGGAAGGAACATACGCTCTTAGTCAGAGTAAGTAATAGAATCAATCACAAGAGTTTTCCAATCGGCAATGAGTCTGGAACTGCTTTCTTTGGTTCAGATAATCCGGGTGTTCCAAGCGTCGAGCGTGCAAAGAAGGATTTGTATGCTTACAACCTACCAAATTTTGACTTCTTTAATTATGCTGGCATTACTCGTCCAGTGAACATCTATACAACTCCCAAAAAGTATATTGATGATATAACGATCACCACGGATATTGATGGGTATGATGGATTGGTGGCCTATACCATTGCAGGGGATGTTGCGGATGGGTTGCAGATTGAAATCCTTGATGAACACAATAAAAGTGTTGCCAATGGTACTGGACTGAACGGAGTCCTGAGAGTTAAAAATGCACATTTTTGGTTTCCAAAACCGGGTACACCCTATCTTTATACAGCTCGTGTGAGTTCCTCAGATGATACCTATGATCTCCCGTTTGGTATACGAACTATCAAGGTTGATGGTTCTCGGTTCCTGATTAATGGGAAACCGTTCTATTTCAAAGGAGCAGGCAAGCATGAGGATTCCGCTTTCAGGGGAAGAGGACTTGATGAATGCCTGAATGTGAAGGATGTTGATTTGTTGCACTGGCTACATGCCAATTCATTTAGGACAAGTCATTATCCGTATGCAGAGGAGATGTACTACCTCTGTGACAGGGAAGGCATCGTTATCATCGATGAACTTCCTGTAGTCGGGCTGAATTTCAATGGTGTAATCAATCCATATGCCCAGCTTGAAACAGGAGTGTATCATGAGCAGTTGCTCAAGCAGATGATAGAAAGGGATAAGAACCATCCCTCAGTTGTAATGTGGAGTCTTGGGAATGAGCCGGATACTGAGCATTTTCCAGAAGATGCATATACCTATTGGCATTCGCTCTATGAGGCTGCCCACTGCATGGATTCCCAGAATCGACCTGTAACAATGGTTTGTTGCCAGAATGATTATACCAAAGACATCACTACTAGAAGTATGGATGTTGTATGCATCAACCGATACTACGGCTGGTATAATCTTTCAGGATGTCTGGACATCGCAAAGAAGGCATTCGATGAAGAGTTGGACTATTGGGAGAAAATTAACAAACCTTTAATTCTTTCAGAGTACGGTGCTGATTCCATTCCAGGATTTCATGCTGTCATACCTGAGATGTTTTCCGAGGAGTTCCAAGTCTCATACATCAATGCAATGAACGAGTGCTTGGATAAACGTGGTTTTGTCGTAGGAGAACATGTCTGGAACTTTGCAGATTTTGATACACAACAGGGACCGATGCGAGCAGGAGGGAATCACAAGGGACTCTTCTCAAGGGATAGAAGCCCTAAAATGGCTGCACATGTATTGCGTGAACGATGGGGGAAGATCGAAAATTTCTATTGA